One part of the Pirellulaceae bacterium genome encodes these proteins:
- a CDS encoding aldolase: protein MNPTELRDKIRLGETVLGTLIISPSPRWPQAVSACGLDFVFIDTEHIALDRHQLSWMCQAYSALSLPPLVRIASPDPHAASMVLDGGAAGVIAPYIEQVEQARTLSNAVKLRPIKGHKLERMSAGLPVDPILQDYLDAQARQRLLVLNIESVPALESLDQILRVEGIDAVLVGPHDLTCSLEIPEQYDHPRFLDACEFIFKKARAAGVGAGIHFWGSVQQQAQMLALGANLLIYSSDLGIFQQNLQRDIELLCQTAHLKRTDTSGKTVVTI from the coding sequence ATGAATCCGACTGAACTTCGCGACAAGATTCGCCTGGGCGAAACAGTCCTGGGCACACTGATTATTTCACCTTCACCGCGCTGGCCGCAGGCGGTCAGCGCATGCGGCTTGGACTTTGTGTTCATCGATACCGAACATATTGCCCTGGATCGACATCAATTGAGCTGGATGTGCCAGGCCTACAGTGCGTTGAGCTTGCCGCCATTGGTGCGCATTGCGTCGCCTGATCCCCATGCGGCCAGCATGGTATTAGACGGCGGCGCGGCAGGTGTCATCGCTCCGTATATTGAGCAGGTCGAGCAGGCTCGAACGTTGTCCAATGCGGTTAAATTGCGTCCGATCAAAGGCCATAAACTCGAACGCATGTCGGCGGGGTTGCCTGTCGATCCGATACTGCAAGACTATCTGGACGCTCAAGCTCGGCAGCGCCTACTGGTCTTGAATATCGAGAGCGTTCCCGCTCTGGAATCGCTGGACCAAATCTTACGCGTTGAAGGAATTGACGCTGTTTTGGTCGGGCCTCATGACCTGACGTGTAGCCTGGAGATACCCGAACAGTACGACCATCCACGGTTTCTGGATGCCTGCGAATTTATTTTCAAGAAGGCACGCGCAGCAGGCGTGGGGGCTGGCATCCACTTTTGGGGAAGCGTTCAGCAGCAAGCGCAGATGCTGGCACTGGGCGCGAACCTATTGATTTATAGCTCGGACTTAGGAATTTTTCAGCAGAATCTGCAGCGCGATATCGAACTGCTCTGTCAGACAGCACACTTAAAACGCACCGATACTTCGGGTAAGACCGTTGTCACGATTTAG
- a CDS encoding SDR family oxidoreductase: protein MSKLALIVGASSGVGEATARELAVRGYRVVLSARCRDRLAELVSQIGSAADCCACDAASAAGVQSLADFVRQRHGLPDVIVNCAGLGQWKRIEDTSPAEAHTMIGAPYLAAFNVSQAFMRDMLQRGSGLLIHVNSPACYMPWPSSVGYSAARFALRGLHEALSQDLAGTGVHSCHVVFGRIDSQYFDNNPGVLQRMPKISVLIRTLSSAECAKIIANLAERPRRQVVYPFMLRLFYWSSLTLPWLTRWLLRATAPKP from the coding sequence ATGTCAAAACTGGCCTTGATTGTAGGTGCATCCAGTGGCGTAGGGGAGGCGACCGCCCGTGAGTTGGCCGTGCGTGGCTATCGGGTGGTACTGTCAGCGCGCTGCCGGGACAGGCTGGCCGAACTGGTCAGCCAGATCGGTTCGGCAGCCGATTGCTGCGCCTGTGATGCGGCCAGCGCAGCGGGCGTTCAGTCGCTAGCCGACTTTGTGCGCCAGCGACATGGCCTTCCCGACGTGATTGTCAATTGCGCTGGACTGGGGCAATGGAAACGCATTGAAGACACCTCGCCCGCAGAGGCGCACACCATGATTGGAGCACCATATTTGGCCGCCTTTAATGTTTCTCAGGCTTTCATGCGCGACATGCTACAGCGGGGCAGTGGCCTGTTGATACACGTTAATTCGCCGGCCTGCTATATGCCTTGGCCGTCATCGGTTGGATATTCGGCAGCGCGTTTTGCATTACGAGGTCTACACGAAGCGCTCAGTCAAGACTTGGCAGGAACCGGAGTCCACAGTTGCCATGTTGTGTTTGGCAGAATTGACAGCCAGTATTTCGATAACAATCCGGGAGTCCTCCAGCGGATGCCCAAGATTTCGGTGCTAATCCGGACGTTGTCGTCCGCAGAATGTGCCAAGATTATTGCCAACTTGGCTGAGAGGCCCCGCCGCCAAGTCGTCTATCCGTTTATGTTGCGACTGTTTTACTGGTCATCTCTAACCTTGCCCTGGTTGACGCGCTGGCTGTTACGAGCCACTGCGCCCAAGCCATAA
- a CDS encoding cyclic nucleotide-binding domain-containing protein: MMSLSLLHFANVLYLLSYSVRDILWLRLLTIVAMLLLGGYYLATQQMAPVLWQSAFLAINLFHVGLLLHERRPIELTEQERRLHQTALKPLTALQVRRLNSHWLWCQDSAGAVILPEGVHNDGLRLLVEGQANVSVAGKTIATLNAYQFFGEMSFLTNNVTTATIIATTPVRYALLSEQVLQELTKRDADFRTALQSAIGNDLVRKLLNERLES, translated from the coding sequence ATGATGAGTCTGTCGCTGCTGCATTTTGCGAACGTCTTGTATTTGCTGTCGTATTCGGTACGCGACATCTTGTGGTTGCGGCTGTTGACGATCGTGGCCATGCTGTTGCTGGGAGGGTACTATCTGGCAACGCAGCAAATGGCACCGGTCTTATGGCAGTCAGCCTTTCTGGCCATCAATCTGTTTCACGTTGGTTTGTTGCTTCACGAACGCCGACCAATAGAACTCACCGAACAAGAGCGGCGACTGCATCAAACCGCGCTCAAACCATTAACGGCTTTACAAGTGCGTCGGCTGAATTCACATTGGCTATGGTGCCAGGACTCGGCTGGTGCAGTGATTCTGCCCGAAGGCGTGCACAACGACGGTCTGCGGCTGTTGGTGGAAGGCCAGGCCAATGTGAGCGTGGCCGGAAAGACCATTGCGACCTTGAATGCTTACCAGTTCTTCGGCGAAATGAGTTTTCTTACGAACAATGTAACCACTGCGACAATCATCGCCACGACGCCAGTACGCTACGCGCTACTAAGCGAGCAGGTGCTCCAAGAACTTACCAAACGCGACGCCGATTTTCGTACCGCTCTGCAATCCGCCATTGGCAACGATCTCGTTCGCAAGCTGCTCAATGAACGCCTTGAATCATGA
- the fabF gene encoding beta-ketoacyl-ACP synthase II, which translates to MMRRVVVTGLGMVSPVACGFEQSWQGVLAGRSAVAPITEFDVEDMPVKIASHVPRGDGTNGTFNADHWMEPKEQRKVDDFIIYAIAAAQQAMDDAGWRPETYEQQCRSGTLIGSGIGGLKGIAETTLTLHERGPRRVSPFFIPGRLINLASGHISIRFGLKGPNHSVVTACSTGAHAIGDAARLIMLGDADLMVAGGTESPLCRLTVAGFAACRSLSTAYNEKPQRASRPFDTDRDGFVLGEGAGVVVLESLEHAQARGAKIYAEFVGYGMSGDAYHITAPSEDGDGAYRCMSAALRSAGLQPSDIDYINAHGTSTMADMIELTAVERVMGTAASRIAMSSTKSVTGHLLGAAGAVEAIFCILALRDQIVPPTINLDRPERETAINLVPHTAQPRPLRTVLSNSFGFGGTNASLIFRQFDS; encoded by the coding sequence TTGATGAGGCGTGTGGTTGTAACAGGTCTGGGCATGGTTTCGCCGGTCGCCTGTGGCTTCGAGCAGAGTTGGCAGGGCGTGCTGGCAGGCCGGAGTGCGGTAGCACCAATCACTGAATTCGACGTGGAAGATATGCCGGTCAAGATCGCCAGCCACGTACCGCGTGGCGATGGCACCAACGGCACCTTCAACGCCGACCACTGGATGGAGCCCAAAGAACAGCGCAAGGTAGATGACTTTATCATTTACGCCATCGCCGCTGCCCAGCAGGCAATGGATGATGCCGGCTGGCGGCCTGAAACGTACGAACAACAATGTCGATCCGGCACGCTGATTGGCTCTGGCATTGGTGGCCTCAAGGGAATCGCCGAAACGACGTTAACGCTGCACGAGCGTGGCCCGCGGCGCGTGAGCCCCTTTTTCATTCCCGGTCGCCTAATCAACTTGGCATCGGGCCATATTTCGATTCGCTTTGGACTCAAGGGACCAAACCACTCGGTGGTGACCGCGTGTTCGACGGGAGCCCATGCAATTGGCGATGCGGCTCGATTGATTATGCTGGGCGATGCAGATTTGATGGTGGCCGGGGGTACAGAAAGCCCCTTGTGCCGATTGACTGTGGCTGGCTTTGCCGCCTGCCGCAGTCTATCCACCGCCTACAACGAAAAGCCGCAACGCGCATCGCGACCGTTTGACACCGATCGCGATGGATTTGTTCTGGGGGAAGGTGCCGGCGTGGTCGTATTGGAATCACTGGAACACGCGCAAGCCCGCGGCGCGAAAATCTATGCCGAGTTCGTTGGTTACGGCATGTCGGGCGACGCCTATCATATTACTGCGCCCTCCGAAGACGGTGACGGAGCGTATCGCTGCATGAGCGCGGCCTTGCGCAGCGCTGGTCTGCAGCCAAGCGACATCGACTACATCAACGCGCACGGCACATCGACCATGGCCGATATGATCGAACTGACTGCGGTTGAGCGCGTGATGGGTACAGCCGCCTCGCGTATAGCCATGTCGTCTACCAAATCGGTCACGGGTCACTTGTTGGGAGCTGCCGGAGCGGTTGAAGCCATCTTTTGCATCCTGGCCTTGCGCGATCAAATCGTGCCGCCCACGATCAACCTCGACCGCCCGGAACGCGAGACCGCCATTAACCTCGTGCCGCACACCGCTCAGCCTCGCCCGCTGCGCACTGTGCTCTCTAATTCCTTTGGCTTCGGAGGCACCAACGCTTCACTCATCTTCCGCCAGTTCGACTCGTAG
- a CDS encoding DUF485 domain-containing protein, translating into MEDSPDKSTTVRTANTRLGLRLFLFYGVIYLAFALVNAFAPHWVEWQPAGGVNLAIWWGMGLIGLAFALALVYEQLCRSEVDHQAAEEDRE; encoded by the coding sequence ATGGAAGATAGTCCAGACAAATCTACAACAGTTCGCACGGCCAATACGCGACTTGGCCTACGATTGTTCTTGTTCTACGGCGTGATCTATTTGGCCTTTGCGTTGGTCAATGCCTTTGCTCCGCATTGGGTTGAATGGCAGCCTGCCGGTGGAGTGAACTTGGCTATTTGGTGGGGCATGGGACTGATCGGCTTGGCCTTTGCGCTGGCGCTGGTCTATGAACAGTTGTGTCGCAGCGAAGTTGACCATCAAGCCGCTGAGGAGGACCGCGAGTGA
- a CDS encoding cation acetate symporter, translated as MNTSPSGLAVTIFVCFLAFTLGLSFYLGRKAKDSSGYFAAHGQIPWFVNGVAFAGDYLSAASFLGICGMIAFYGYDGFLYSIGYLAGWIVALLVIAEPLKRLGKFTFADALNARFQSKGIQLAAGISTLAVSVFYLIPQMVGAGVLVQPLLGFPHWVGVVLVGAVVILIVVTAGMVSTTWVQFIKGALLIVFSCVLTVMILQRGLVVRSGGTDGYQFTAISLGAVDINNQHEVADKVQQSGYRCHDDMLARAWRQHGFWLVTPPESTSSMLCRLASSSRGTCLMECQSQPSIHSFLDSTPPSEADRRSTPGTSLRPVGYVSRLPHEQTQTGSLGPWEYLQTISGSEVVLWSKTTLQDLNGKSIEVFFPKPTSGAQITRPGEHPMFAGIRQPGLWPKLNFLSLMAALFCGTASLPHILIRYYTVKDGAAARKSTIVGIGTIGAFYILTLFMGLGAMTSGALDVTNENMSAPLLARSISEWLFAVISAIAFTTVLGTVSGLILASAGAVSHDLLKTAMGVSMNDRQQVRIAKIASVVVGIVAIALGILFGTMNVTYLVGWAFSVAASANLPALVMLLFWRRTSKQGVIAAVLVGMTSSLGWILLSADTFDKVYHAARPAWIVSLIPFSQPGIVTIPLAFATLIVVSLLTSPRAGRLPL; from the coding sequence GTGAATACCTCCCCTTCTGGATTGGCGGTCACCATTTTTGTGTGTTTCTTGGCCTTCACGTTGGGGCTCAGTTTTTATCTGGGACGCAAGGCGAAAGATTCTAGCGGGTACTTTGCGGCCCACGGACAGATTCCGTGGTTTGTCAATGGAGTGGCCTTTGCAGGCGATTATCTGTCAGCCGCTTCATTTCTGGGCATCTGTGGCATGATCGCCTTTTATGGCTACGACGGTTTCTTGTACTCGATTGGCTATTTGGCAGGCTGGATTGTGGCGCTGTTAGTAATCGCCGAGCCTCTCAAACGCCTGGGCAAGTTCACGTTCGCGGATGCACTGAATGCAAGATTTCAATCCAAAGGCATTCAATTGGCCGCTGGAATTAGCACGTTAGCCGTTAGCGTGTTTTATTTAATTCCACAAATGGTGGGGGCTGGTGTGCTAGTACAGCCATTGCTCGGTTTTCCGCATTGGGTGGGGGTAGTGCTGGTAGGCGCTGTGGTAATTCTGATTGTGGTCACCGCCGGAATGGTATCTACCACCTGGGTTCAGTTTATCAAAGGCGCATTACTAATCGTCTTCTCGTGTGTGCTGACCGTGATGATTTTGCAGCGAGGCTTAGTGGTTCGTAGCGGCGGAACGGACGGCTATCAGTTTACGGCGATTTCACTGGGCGCTGTTGACATTAACAACCAACACGAAGTGGCAGACAAAGTTCAACAGTCAGGTTATCGCTGCCATGACGACATGCTTGCACGCGCATGGCGACAGCACGGCTTCTGGCTGGTTACACCCCCCGAATCGACATCGAGCATGTTATGTAGGCTGGCTTCAAGTTCCCGCGGTACATGCCTCATGGAATGTCAGTCCCAACCGTCGATCCATAGTTTTCTCGACTCTACACCGCCCTCTGAGGCCGACCGTCGATCGACACCTGGTACCTCGCTCCGACCAGTCGGTTACGTTAGCCGACTGCCGCATGAACAAACGCAGACTGGCTCTCTGGGACCATGGGAATATCTGCAGACGATCAGTGGTAGCGAAGTGGTTTTGTGGAGCAAAACGACACTGCAAGATTTGAATGGCAAGAGTATCGAAGTTTTCTTTCCCAAGCCAACCTCTGGTGCCCAGATCACTCGACCGGGCGAGCATCCGATGTTTGCTGGTATCCGTCAACCGGGGCTGTGGCCTAAGTTAAATTTCTTGTCGCTAATGGCCGCGTTGTTCTGCGGTACGGCCTCGCTTCCGCATATTTTGATTCGTTACTATACGGTCAAAGATGGCGCTGCGGCCCGAAAGAGCACCATTGTGGGCATTGGTACAATCGGTGCGTTTTACATCCTGACACTGTTCATGGGGTTGGGTGCCATGACCAGCGGCGCGCTGGATGTGACCAACGAGAATATGTCCGCACCGCTCTTGGCTCGTAGCATCAGCGAATGGCTGTTTGCAGTCATCTCTGCAATTGCCTTCACCACCGTGCTCGGCACGGTTAGTGGCTTGATTTTGGCTTCGGCCGGCGCGGTCAGTCACGACTTGTTGAAGACCGCCATGGGGGTAAGCATGAACGATCGCCAACAAGTCCGCATCGCTAAAATTGCATCGGTGGTGGTTGGCATTGTCGCAATTGCATTGGGGATTCTATTTGGCACGATGAATGTTACCTATCTGGTTGGCTGGGCATTCAGTGTCGCTGCGTCGGCGAATCTGCCGGCACTGGTGATGTTGTTGTTCTGGAGACGCACCTCCAAGCAGGGCGTGATCGCCGCCGTGTTAGTCGGCATGACCAGCTCGTTGGGCTGGATTCTGTTGAGTGCCGATACGTTTGACAAAGTCTACCACGCCGCGCGGCCAGCGTGGATTGTCAGCTTGATTCCATTCAGCCAACCCGGCATCGTTACCATCCCTCTGGCGTTCGCAACGCTGATCGTAGTGTCGCTGCTAACGTCGCCACGAGCGGGCCGCTTGCCGTTGTAG
- a CDS encoding cold shock domain-containing protein encodes MRIGTVVKVLPEKKVGFIRSDDLSEDVFFHFSKVEKVGTRPLEDGDEVEYEIDELHRLQKIRLQATRVRRSVRPLSMKLKPSDAPGLRAQHHPKARKKRPAWRGKSKSDDTQ; translated from the coding sequence ATGCGTATAGGTACAGTAGTCAAAGTATTGCCTGAAAAGAAAGTTGGCTTCATTCGTTCGGATGATTTGTCCGAGGATGTTTTTTTTCATTTTTCCAAGGTCGAGAAGGTTGGAACTCGTCCACTGGAGGATGGTGACGAAGTGGAATATGAAATCGACGAATTGCATCGCCTTCAGAAAATCCGCTTGCAGGCTACTCGAGTGCGTCGATCGGTACGGCCGCTGTCGATGAAGCTCAAGCCCAGCGATGCGCCTGGTCTGCGGGCCCAACACCATCCCAAAGCTCGTAAGAAACGACCCGCCTGGCGTGGCAAGTCAAAGTCCGACGACACGCAGTAA